A stretch of the Actinotalea sp. JY-7876 genome encodes the following:
- a CDS encoding TIGR00730 family Rossman fold protein, translated as MTHANGEADDNLTGGYRKGPVLLRRGMVPQTTSDQNLLAHGTDADWVHSDPWRVMRIQSEFVEGFGALAEVGPAVSVFGSARTKPGAPDYELGVQIGRGLVEAGYAVITGGGPGIMEAANKGASEAGGLSVGLGIELPFEQGMNRWVDLGVNFRYFFARKTMFVKYAQGFVVLPGGFGTFDELFESLTLVQTHKVTEFPIVLVGTSYWQGLIDWLRGPVLERGTISAKDLDLIQLVDDPGEAVRLVCEHSARLRAEEEAVRANAAAEQEAMRAGSGASPA; from the coding sequence ATGACGCACGCGAACGGTGAGGCAGACGACAACCTGACGGGCGGTTACCGCAAGGGCCCGGTGCTCCTGCGCCGCGGGATGGTGCCCCAGACCACGAGTGACCAGAACCTGCTCGCGCACGGCACCGACGCGGACTGGGTGCACTCCGACCCGTGGCGCGTGATGCGCATCCAGAGCGAGTTCGTGGAGGGCTTCGGGGCCCTGGCCGAGGTCGGTCCGGCCGTGAGCGTGTTCGGCTCGGCCCGGACGAAGCCCGGCGCACCCGACTACGAGCTCGGCGTGCAGATCGGTCGCGGCCTCGTCGAGGCCGGGTACGCCGTCATCACCGGTGGCGGCCCGGGGATCATGGAGGCGGCCAACAAGGGCGCGTCCGAGGCGGGCGGGCTCTCCGTCGGCCTCGGGATCGAGCTGCCCTTCGAGCAGGGCATGAACCGCTGGGTCGACCTGGGCGTCAACTTCCGCTACTTCTTCGCGCGCAAGACGATGTTCGTCAAGTACGCGCAGGGCTTCGTCGTCCTCCCGGGCGGCTTCGGGACCTTCGACGAGCTCTTCGAGTCCCTGACGCTCGTGCAGACCCACAAGGTCACGGAGTTCCCGATCGTGCTCGTGGGCACCTCCTACTGGCAGGGCCTCATCGACTGGCTGCGAGGTCCGGTCCTCGAGCGCGGCACGATCAGCGCGAAGGACCTCGACCTCATCCAGCTCGTCGACGACCCGGGCGAGGCCGTGCGGCTCGTGTGCGAGCACAGCGCGCGCCTGCGCGCCGAGGAGGAGGCCGTGCGCGCGAACGCCGCCGCCGAGCAGGAGGCGATGCGCGCCGGCTCGGGCGCCTCGCCCGCGTGA
- the folP gene encoding dihydropteroate synthase: MSHVPPPGVPLRLRGRVLAPGRPAVMAVVNRTPDSFYAAARAADDDAALAAVARAVADGADLVDIGGVRAGRGAEVDVAEEIRRVVPLVAAVRRAFPDLPISVDTWRGEVATAAAQAGADLVNDTWAGYDPTLVDVAARHGMGLVCSHTGGLPPRTDPLRPEYPLAPPSDATGAGAGVGTDPRDGVVQDVLATLGAAAARAVAAGVDPASVLVDPTHDFGKTTWHSLHLTRWTGALVGLGFPVLMALSRKDFVGESLDLPVEERLEGTLAATAVAAWLGATVFRAHDVRATRRVAEMVAVVRGDLPPARAVRGLA, from the coding sequence GTGAGCCACGTCCCGCCGCCGGGCGTGCCGCTGCGCCTGCGAGGGCGGGTCCTGGCGCCGGGTCGCCCGGCCGTCATGGCCGTCGTGAACCGGACGCCGGACTCCTTCTACGCGGCGGCACGCGCGGCCGACGACGACGCCGCGCTCGCGGCCGTCGCACGCGCCGTCGCGGACGGCGCCGACCTCGTGGACATCGGCGGGGTGCGTGCGGGCCGGGGCGCCGAGGTCGACGTCGCCGAGGAGATCCGGCGCGTGGTGCCCCTGGTCGCGGCGGTGCGGCGCGCGTTCCCCGACCTGCCGATCAGCGTCGACACCTGGCGCGGGGAGGTCGCGACGGCCGCGGCGCAGGCCGGGGCGGACCTCGTCAACGACACCTGGGCGGGGTACGACCCGACGTTGGTCGATGTCGCGGCGCGTCACGGCATGGGCCTGGTGTGCTCGCACACGGGCGGCCTGCCGCCGCGCACCGACCCGCTGCGGCCCGAGTACCCGCTCGCGCCGCCCTCGGACGCGACCGGCGCCGGTGCCGGCGTCGGGACCGACCCCCGCGACGGCGTCGTCCAGGACGTCCTGGCGACGCTCGGCGCGGCGGCGGCGCGTGCGGTCGCCGCCGGCGTCGACCCCGCGTCGGTGCTCGTCGACCCGACGCACGACTTCGGCAAGACGACGTGGCACTCGCTGCACCTGACGCGCTGGACGGGTGCCCTCGTGGGCCTCGGGTTCCCCGTGCTCATGGCCCTGAGCCGCAAGGACTTCGTGGGGGAGTCCCTCGACCTGCCCGTCGAGGAGCGTCTCGAGGGCACGCTGGCCGCCACGGCGGTGGCCGCGTGGCTCGGTGCGACCGTCTTCCGGGCGCACGACGTGCGCGCGACCCGGCGCGTCGCCGAGATGGTCGCGGTCGTGCGCGGCGACCTGCCGCCGGCCCGAGCGGTGCGCGGGCTCGCGTGA
- a CDS encoding DUF3117 domain-containing protein has product MAAMKPRTGDGPLEVTKEGRGIVMRVPLEGGGRLVVELNATEARELGEALSSVVS; this is encoded by the coding sequence ATGGCTGCGATGAAGCCGAGGACGGGCGATGGACCGCTCGAGGTCACGAAGGAGGGGCGCGGCATCGTCATGCGCGTGCCGCTCGAGGGCGGCGGCCGCCTGGTCGTCGAGCTCAACGCGACCGAGGCCCGCGAGCTCGGCGAGGCGCTCAGCTCCGTCGTGAGCTGA
- a CDS encoding leucyl aminopeptidase family protein: MPAPARRPGGRRDDATARRRTDPPVVAPLPDVVVARGTVATTTLLLEDDVDALVLPVGPAGESEDGVQPRVGVADATVRYGVDLADLAERAELTGAAGEAHTVHLPRASGAGTFPWSDLPHRIVLVGTGSGSTRDLRRAGAAVARSTRGLRRVVATLGADGSAEDVRAVVEGYLLGAYRHPSRATSEPARPAAEALVLLGRQPEPAVAAARVSAEATWIARTLTVTPSDTKNPAWLATQVQRLATAPGLSVEVLDEAQLAARGFGGIVAVGSGSASPPRLVTVRYDPDGAGTGPGSGTHVVVVGKGITYDTGGISIKPREAMVAMKTDMAGAAVALATVLGAARAGVRHRVTALLPLAENAVGASSYRPGDVVTVHGGTTVEVTNTDAEGRMVLADALSHADAALDPDVVVDVATLTGAATLGLGRQHGALYTADDDLARALETAGRESGELLWRMPLVEDYRTALDSSVADIRHVPSDPRVGGGSITAALFLQRFAGGRRWAHLDIAGPARSTAAAHEVPEGATGFGARLLLRWLDDLR; this comes from the coding sequence GTGCCCGCACCAGCACGGCGTCCTGGCGGGCGCCGCGACGACGCGACGGCGCGGCGCCGGACCGACCCGCCCGTCGTCGCACCGCTGCCCGACGTCGTGGTCGCGCGCGGCACCGTGGCGACGACGACGCTGCTCCTCGAGGACGACGTCGACGCGCTCGTGCTGCCGGTGGGCCCGGCGGGCGAGTCCGAGGATGGCGTCCAGCCGCGCGTCGGCGTGGCCGACGCGACCGTCCGGTACGGGGTCGACCTGGCCGACCTCGCCGAGCGCGCCGAGCTGACGGGCGCAGCGGGCGAGGCCCACACGGTGCACCTGCCCCGCGCGTCCGGCGCCGGGACGTTCCCGTGGTCCGACCTGCCCCACCGCATCGTGCTCGTCGGCACCGGATCCGGCTCCACCCGCGACCTGCGGCGGGCGGGCGCGGCCGTCGCCCGCAGCACCCGCGGGCTGCGCCGGGTCGTGGCGACGCTCGGCGCCGACGGCAGCGCCGAGGACGTGCGCGCCGTCGTCGAGGGCTACCTGCTCGGTGCCTACCGCCACCCGAGCCGCGCGACGAGCGAGCCCGCGCGTCCCGCGGCCGAGGCGCTCGTGCTGCTGGGCCGCCAGCCGGAGCCCGCTGTGGCGGCGGCGCGCGTGTCCGCCGAGGCGACCTGGATCGCGCGCACGCTCACCGTGACGCCGTCGGACACCAAGAACCCGGCGTGGCTCGCGACGCAGGTCCAGCGGCTCGCCACGGCGCCCGGTCTGTCGGTCGAGGTGCTCGACGAGGCGCAGCTCGCGGCCCGGGGCTTCGGCGGGATCGTCGCCGTCGGCAGCGGGTCGGCGAGCCCGCCGCGCCTGGTCACCGTGCGGTACGACCCGGACGGTGCCGGCACGGGTCCCGGGTCGGGCACCCACGTCGTCGTCGTCGGCAAGGGCATCACGTACGACACGGGCGGCATCTCGATCAAGCCGCGCGAGGCGATGGTCGCGATGAAGACGGACATGGCGGGTGCCGCCGTCGCGCTCGCGACGGTGCTCGGCGCCGCGCGGGCCGGGGTGCGTCACCGTGTCACGGCCCTCCTGCCGCTCGCGGAGAACGCGGTCGGCGCCTCGTCCTACCGGCCCGGGGACGTCGTCACGGTGCACGGCGGCACGACGGTCGAGGTGACCAACACCGACGCCGAGGGGCGCATGGTGCTCGCCGACGCCCTCAGCCACGCCGACGCCGCGCTCGACCCGGACGTCGTGGTGGACGTGGCGACGCTCACGGGCGCCGCCACCCTCGGCCTGGGCCGCCAGCACGGCGCGCTGTACACGGCGGACGACGACCTCGCGCGCGCGCTGGAGACGGCCGGCCGGGAGTCCGGGGAGCTGCTGTGGCGGATGCCGCTCGTGGAGGACTACCGCACGGCCCTGGACTCGTCGGTGGCCGACATCCGGCACGTCCCGTCCGACCCGAGGGTGGGGGGCGGCTCCATCACGGCCGCGCTCTTCCTGCAGCGGTTCGCCGGCGGACGGCGCTGGGCGCACCTGGACATCGCCGGGCCCGCCCGCTCGACGGCGGCCGCCCACGAGGTGCCCGAAGGCGCCACGGGCTTCGGCGCCCGGCTCCTGCTGCGCTGGCTCGACGACCTGCGCTGA
- a CDS encoding O-methyltransferase: MATDKSASWAHGEDFRSLDETLLRATDRAAQLGCGAVSPGTGAALQLVAAATRATAVVEIGTGAGVSGLWLLRGMAPDGVLTTIDSEAEHQRAAKAAFAEAGVRSTRARTITGRAAEVLPRLTDGAYDVVLADADPLDLADHVTQALRLLRPGGVLAIAHALGNDRVPDPARRDEVTTALREVSRAIREDERLVPAMLPTGDGLLLAAKR; the protein is encoded by the coding sequence ATCGCCACGGACAAGTCGGCCAGCTGGGCCCACGGCGAGGACTTCCGGTCGCTCGACGAGACCCTGCTGCGCGCGACGGACCGGGCGGCGCAGCTCGGCTGCGGCGCCGTGTCCCCCGGGACGGGGGCTGCGCTGCAGCTCGTGGCCGCCGCGACGCGCGCCACCGCCGTGGTCGAGATCGGTACGGGCGCCGGGGTCTCCGGCCTGTGGCTCCTGCGCGGCATGGCGCCCGACGGCGTCCTGACGACCATCGACAGCGAGGCCGAGCACCAGCGGGCCGCGAAGGCGGCGTTCGCCGAGGCGGGCGTCCGCTCCACCCGGGCCCGCACCATCACGGGACGCGCCGCCGAGGTGCTGCCCCGCCTGACCGACGGCGCCTACGACGTCGTGCTCGCCGACGCCGACCCGCTCGACCTGGCCGACCACGTCACCCAGGCCCTGCGGCTCCTGCGCCCCGGCGGCGTGCTGGCGATCGCGCACGCGCTCGGCAACGACCGCGTCCCCGATCCCGCCCGGCGTGACGAGGTCACCACCGCCCTGCGGGAGGTGTCCCGCGCGATCCGCGAGGACGAGCGACTGGTCCCGGCGATGCTCCCGACGGGCGACGGCCTGCTCCTCGCCGCCAAGCGCTGA
- the sigE gene encoding RNA polymerase sigma factor SigE has translation MGASAVDTVDTAPAPAAGAEAPYQPPSWEQIVAEHSGRVYRLAYRLTGNQHDAEDLTQETFVRVFRSLHSYSPGTFEGWLHRITTNLFLDQVRRKKRIRMEPLGEETSHLAGRLASPAGPGTPERGYEHANLDHDVQRALDALAPDFRAAVVLCDIEGLSYEEIAATLGIKLGTVRSRIHRARAQLRTSLAHRAPDAPFAAEDRG, from the coding sequence ATCGGCGCGAGCGCTGTCGACACCGTCGACACCGCACCGGCACCGGCCGCCGGGGCCGAGGCGCCCTACCAGCCGCCCAGCTGGGAGCAGATCGTCGCCGAGCACTCCGGACGCGTCTACCGGCTCGCGTACCGCCTCACCGGCAACCAGCACGACGCCGAGGACCTCACGCAGGAGACGTTCGTCCGGGTCTTCCGCTCGCTGCACTCGTACTCGCCCGGCACCTTCGAGGGCTGGCTGCACCGCATCACCACGAACCTGTTCCTCGACCAGGTCCGCCGCAAGAAGCGGATCCGGATGGAGCCGCTGGGCGAGGAGACGAGCCACCTCGCCGGCAGGCTCGCGAGCCCAGCGGGGCCGGGGACGCCGGAGCGCGGCTACGAGCACGCGAACCTCGACCACGACGTCCAGCGCGCGCTCGACGCGCTGGCGCCCGACTTCCGCGCCGCCGTCGTGCTCTGCGACATCGAGGGCCTGTCGTACGAGGAGATCGCCGCGACCCTGGGCATCAAGCTGGGCACCGTGCGCTCGCGGATCCACCGCGCCCGTGCGCAGCTGCGCACGTCGCTGGCTCACCGTGCGCCGGACGCACCCTTCGCCGCGGAGGACCGGGGATGA
- a CDS encoding anti-sigma factor, with translation MSHLGSRLSAYVDGQLSPDDVEEVLTHVAACPECHDELAAARAARHRLATAAHVPVDPALTARLLALGAAGCGQRAPDRVRVDVGSSVPMPGSRPARIPADCLRGEVVRAKSSTRVLVGAVGVGIAAVALVALGVQPLVAPPAHPAHALTLLGRASASAPAPDLASGGGESPAVGGSDGGSAAGAAAVVSWSGATDDATVPTGADAVLAWMQDEGWTVPSQFPDGYDVCAVRVGVDGTDALEVDLAGPEGTIVLTEQHGRLDRAAVAGTPLVAVGDREVHLLSDAPWHVVWQSGGTVVSVVAQDHSPAVDQLVTAYPDRAYDDRVAARLARGWDVVAGTWAP, from the coding sequence ATGAGCCACCTCGGGTCGCGGTTGAGCGCGTACGTCGACGGGCAGCTGTCGCCCGACGACGTGGAGGAGGTGCTCACGCACGTCGCCGCGTGCCCGGAGTGCCACGACGAGCTCGCCGCGGCCCGCGCCGCCCGGCACCGGCTCGCGACGGCAGCGCACGTCCCCGTCGACCCCGCCCTGACCGCCCGGCTGCTGGCGCTCGGTGCCGCCGGCTGCGGCCAGCGCGCCCCCGACCGCGTGCGGGTCGACGTCGGGTCCTCCGTGCCGATGCCCGGGAGCCGTCCCGCGCGCATCCCCGCGGACTGCCTCCGGGGCGAGGTCGTGCGCGCGAAGAGCTCCACGCGCGTGCTCGTCGGCGCGGTCGGGGTCGGCATCGCGGCGGTCGCGCTCGTCGCCCTCGGCGTCCAGCCGCTCGTGGCACCGCCCGCCCACCCGGCGCACGCGCTGACCCTGCTCGGCCGCGCGTCGGCGTCGGCCCCTGCGCCGGACCTCGCGTCCGGGGGCGGGGAGTCGCCGGCCGTCGGCGGGTCGGACGGCGGGTCCGCGGCCGGGGCGGCGGCCGTCGTGTCCTGGTCCGGCGCCACGGACGACGCGACGGTGCCGACGGGTGCCGACGCCGTCCTGGCGTGGATGCAGGACGAGGGATGGACGGTCCCGAGCCAGTTCCCGGACGGGTACGACGTGTGCGCCGTGCGCGTCGGGGTGGACGGCACCGACGCCCTCGAGGTGGACCTCGCCGGCCCGGAGGGCACGATCGTCCTCACCGAGCAGCACGGCCGCCTCGACCGTGCGGCCGTGGCCGGCACGCCGCTCGTCGCCGTGGGTGACCGGGAGGTGCACCTCCTGTCGGACGCGCCGTGGCACGTCGTGTGGCAGTCGGGCGGCACGGTGGTCAGCGTGGTGGCGCAGGACCACTCCCCGGCGGTCGACCAGCTCGTGACCGCGTACCCCGACCGCGCCTACGACGACCGGGTGGCGGCGAGACTCGCGCGCGGCTGGGACGTGGTCGCGGGAACATGGGCACCGTGA
- a CDS encoding S1C family serine protease — protein sequence MSTPEPDRGQPVPGSADEPTGAAGSTPPGDAAPVNPFAPPSTHRTPQEHAAPSAVPGGAAGAVPPAASAAQRSPFAPPLPGETSSAPAGPAPTSGPAPTPAASPTPGPAPTPAASPDRAPAPEQPAATGLAQLFGDQGPAPEGEDAPAATDSWGRPVAARRERRGLAVVWVVPLLVLSLLAGAAGGVVADRWSESRRPSDAALPEPVGSGVSGELEGVAAVAAAVLPSVVSIEVRGQGGQGTGSGFVLRDDGYILTNNHVVAAAADGGEVVVVLADGAQEPAEIVGRTAAYDLAVLKIDRTDLTPLVLGDSDAVVVGDPVVAIGAPLGLQGTVTTGIVSALNRPVSAGGGAEETAFINAIQTDAAINPGNSGGPLVDAAGEVIGINSAIAQRPGAGGASGSIGLGFAITSNQARHTAAELIETGSATYPVIGVLLDSRYEGEGVQVSAEAQNGTPAVTPDGPADRAGIEPGDVIVAIDGRPVTEDDELIVAIRAKAPGDAITLTVRSGDDERDVRVVLDQTTGAQ from the coding sequence GTGAGCACACCCGAGCCCGACCGCGGGCAGCCCGTGCCCGGCAGCGCCGACGAGCCGACCGGCGCCGCGGGGTCGACGCCGCCGGGCGACGCGGCCCCGGTGAACCCGTTCGCGCCGCCGTCGACCCACCGGACGCCGCAGGAGCACGCCGCGCCGAGCGCGGTCCCCGGCGGCGCTGCCGGAGCGGTGCCGCCCGCCGCGTCCGCGGCGCAGCGTTCGCCCTTCGCCCCGCCGCTGCCGGGCGAGACGTCGTCGGCGCCGGCCGGTCCCGCGCCGACGTCAGGGCCAGCGCCGACGCCCGCGGCCTCGCCGACGCCCGGGCCAGCGCCGACCCCCGCGGCGTCGCCCGACCGCGCGCCGGCTCCCGAGCAGCCGGCTGCCACGGGGCTCGCACAGCTCTTCGGGGACCAGGGGCCCGCGCCCGAGGGCGAGGACGCCCCGGCGGCGACGGACAGCTGGGGTCGACCCGTCGCTGCGCGGCGCGAGCGCCGCGGTCTCGCGGTCGTGTGGGTGGTGCCGCTGCTCGTGCTCTCGCTCCTCGCGGGCGCCGCCGGCGGCGTCGTCGCGGACCGCTGGTCGGAGAGCCGGCGCCCGAGCGACGCCGCGCTGCCCGAGCCCGTCGGCAGCGGCGTCTCCGGCGAGCTCGAGGGCGTCGCCGCGGTCGCCGCGGCCGTGCTGCCGAGCGTGGTGTCCATCGAGGTCCGTGGCCAGGGCGGCCAGGGCACCGGGTCGGGCTTCGTGCTCCGCGACGACGGCTACATCCTGACGAACAACCACGTCGTGGCGGCGGCCGCGGACGGCGGAGAGGTCGTCGTCGTGCTGGCCGACGGCGCTCAGGAGCCGGCCGAGATCGTCGGGCGGACCGCCGCGTACGACCTGGCCGTGCTCAAGATCGACCGGACGGACCTCACGCCCCTCGTGCTCGGTGACTCGGACGCGGTCGTCGTCGGCGACCCCGTCGTGGCGATCGGCGCCCCGCTCGGGCTCCAGGGGACGGTCACCACGGGCATCGTCAGCGCCCTCAACCGGCCCGTCTCGGCGGGTGGTGGGGCCGAGGAGACGGCCTTCATCAACGCCATCCAGACCGACGCTGCGATCAACCCCGGCAACTCCGGCGGACCCCTGGTGGACGCGGCCGGCGAGGTCATCGGCATCAACTCCGCCATCGCGCAGCGACCCGGGGCCGGCGGCGCCTCGGGCAGCATCGGCCTCGGCTTCGCGATCACCTCCAACCAGGCCCGGCACACGGCGGCGGAGCTCATCGAGACCGGTTCGGCGACGTACCCGGTCATCGGTGTCCTGCTCGACTCGCGCTACGAGGGCGAGGGCGTCCAGGTCTCGGCCGAGGCGCAGAACGGCACGCCCGCCGTGACGCCGGACGGCCCGGCGGACCGCGCGGGCATCGAGCCCGGCGACGTCATCGTCGCGATCGACGGTCGCCCGGTCACGGAGGACGACGAGCTCATCGTCGCCATCCGGGCCAAGGCTCCGGGGGACGCGATCACCCTGACCGTCCGCAGCGGGGACGACGAGCGCGACGTGCGTGTGGTGCTCGACCAGACCACGGGCGCGCAGTAG
- a CDS encoding twin-arginine translocase TatA/TatE family subunit — protein MLGVNGGEFLVLIVVALLVVGPERLPAYAEQLASWVRTLRRFATTARERVAEELGEEAADVDWASLDPRRYDPRRIVRDALLEDVAPPPAARTASAAGRGGVGGGGAGVAAGGGVVAARAGAPGGGGPVTGAGPAGAAAPAEAGQAPFDDEAT, from the coding sequence GTGCTCGGCGTCAACGGGGGCGAGTTCCTCGTCCTCATCGTGGTGGCCCTCCTGGTGGTGGGCCCCGAACGCCTGCCCGCGTACGCGGAGCAGCTGGCCTCCTGGGTCCGGACCCTGCGCCGGTTCGCGACCACGGCGCGCGAGCGCGTCGCGGAGGAGCTCGGCGAGGAGGCGGCCGACGTCGACTGGGCGTCCCTGGACCCCCGTCGCTACGACCCCCGCCGCATCGTGCGCGACGCGCTGCTCGAGGACGTCGCGCCGCCGCCCGCGGCCAGGACGGCGTCGGCGGCCGGTCGTGGGGGAGTCGGTGGCGGGGGAGCGGGAGTCGCCGCGGGTGGCGGCGTCGTTGCCGCGCGTGCCGGTGCGCCCGGGGGCGGGGGGCCGGTGACCGGCGCCGGACCGGCCGGCGCGGCTGCGCCGGCCGAGGCGGGCCAGGCACCGTTCGACGACGAGGCGACCTGA
- the trpS gene encoding tryptophan--tRNA ligase, which yields MPSTTTAASRPRILSGMQPTSDSLHLGNYLGALTSWVALQDEHDALYTVVDLHALTVSPDPAQLRERSRRTAAQYLAAGVDPARSVLFVQSHVPEHTELAWILSCHTGFGEASRMTQFKDKAAKQGAEGTTVGLFTYPVLMAADILLYDAALVPVGEDQRQHLEITRDLAQRMNARYGPMFVVPTAHIVRETAKIYDLQEPTAKMSKSAASPNGLIDLLDDPKVIAKRIRSAVTDTEREIRFDAEAKPGIANLLTIYSALTGRPVEAIVADYEGKGYGDLKVDLADVVVAFVTPFQERVRAYLDDPAALDDVLAEGAERAGAIARGTMARVRDAIGLLPARGPRA from the coding sequence ATGCCGAGCACAACCACTGCGGCGTCGAGGCCGCGCATCCTCTCGGGGATGCAGCCGACGTCGGACTCCCTGCACCTGGGCAACTACCTCGGGGCGCTGACGAGCTGGGTGGCCCTGCAGGACGAGCACGACGCGCTCTACACCGTCGTGGACCTGCACGCGCTGACCGTCTCGCCCGACCCGGCGCAGCTGCGCGAGCGGTCGCGACGCACGGCCGCGCAGTACCTGGCCGCGGGCGTGGACCCGGCCCGCTCGGTGCTCTTCGTGCAGAGCCACGTCCCGGAGCACACCGAGCTCGCGTGGATCCTGTCGTGCCACACGGGGTTCGGCGAGGCGTCGCGGATGACGCAGTTCAAGGACAAGGCCGCGAAGCAGGGCGCCGAGGGCACGACGGTCGGGCTGTTCACCTACCCGGTGCTCATGGCCGCCGACATCCTGCTCTACGACGCGGCGCTCGTCCCCGTCGGAGAGGACCAGCGCCAGCACCTCGAGATCACGCGCGACCTCGCCCAGCGCATGAACGCCCGGTACGGCCCCATGTTCGTGGTGCCGACGGCGCACATCGTGCGTGAGACGGCGAAGATCTACGACCTGCAGGAGCCGACGGCGAAGATGAGCAAGTCGGCGGCGTCGCCGAACGGCCTCATCGACCTCCTGGACGACCCGAAGGTCATCGCGAAGCGGATCCGCTCGGCCGTCACCGACACCGAGCGCGAGATCCGGTTCGACGCCGAGGCGAAGCCGGGGATCGCCAACCTGCTGACGATCTACTCGGCGCTGACCGGTCGTCCGGTCGAGGCGATCGTGGCCGACTACGAGGGCAAGGGCTACGGCGACCTCAAGGTCGACCTCGCCGACGTCGTCGTGGCCTTCGTCACGCCCTTCCAGGAGCGCGTGCGCGCGTACCTCGACGACCCGGCCGCGCTCGACGACGTGCTCGCCGAGGGGGCGGAGCGGGCCGGTGCGATCGCGCGCGGCACGATGGCGCGGGTGCGCGACGCCATCGGGCTGCTGCCGGCGCGGGGACCGCGGGCGTGA